One genomic segment of Pandoraea thiooxydans includes these proteins:
- a CDS encoding DUF1330 domain-containing protein translates to MATYIVFTRESTQDPTELKAYMAAVADTFKGHPIKVLAAYGAQQVLEGAAPEGVVIVEFPDTNAARAWYDGAQYQKVAQHRYKGATYRAVLVEGV, encoded by the coding sequence ATGGCAACTTACATCGTTTTCACACGCGAGAGTACTCAGGATCCGACCGAGCTCAAAGCCTATATGGCGGCGGTGGCAGATACCTTTAAAGGCCACCCGATCAAGGTGCTCGCCGCTTACGGGGCGCAGCAAGTGCTGGAGGGCGCGGCGCCCGAGGGCGTCGTCATCGTCGAGTTTCCCGACACGAATGCCGCCCGCGCATGGTATGACGGCGCGCAATACCAGAAGGTGGCGCAGCACCGCTACAAGGGCGCTACCTATCGGGCCGTACTGGTCGAAGGCGTGTAA
- a CDS encoding flavin reductase family protein, with amino-acid sequence MRQLELSKAFTLMESGPVILVTTHDGGQDNIMTISWTMVMDFTPVFAITTGEWNYSYAALRKHRECVIAIPTVDLLDRVVGIGTCSGVDTDKFAKFKLTRVPARHVKPPLIKECLANIECQVIDIVEKHNIVVLQAVAAYVDTTRKEKRVVHAVGDGTFIVDGRRLDRRKMMASKLPAGV; translated from the coding sequence ATGCGTCAGCTCGAACTCAGCAAAGCCTTCACCCTGATGGAGTCGGGGCCCGTCATTCTCGTGACCACACATGACGGCGGGCAAGACAACATCATGACGATCTCGTGGACCATGGTGATGGATTTCACGCCGGTGTTCGCCATCACGACCGGCGAGTGGAATTACTCCTACGCGGCGCTGCGCAAGCATCGCGAATGCGTGATCGCGATTCCCACCGTCGATCTGCTCGACAGGGTGGTGGGCATCGGCACCTGCTCTGGCGTCGACACCGACAAGTTCGCCAAATTCAAGCTCACCCGCGTGCCGGCCCGGCATGTCAAGCCGCCGCTGATCAAGGAGTGTCTGGCCAATATCGAATGCCAGGTCATCGACATCGTCGAGAAGCACAACATCGTCGTGCTGCAGGCCGTGGCCGCCTACGTCGACACGACGCGCAAGGAAAAGCGCGTGGTGCATGCGGTGGGCGACGGCACCTTCATCGTCGATGGCCGCAGGCTGGATAGGCGCAAGATGATGGCGAGCAAGCTGCCGGCGGGGGTTTAG
- a CDS encoding type II toxin-antitoxin system ChpB family toxin: MVRRVKFDRGDIVRVSLNPTAGREQQGDFRPVLVLSTALFNALGVALVAPITQGGEFARFAGFAVPLSGSGTETQGVALVNMVRALDLEARGAKKIERAPAEVVENALGRLQAILD; this comes from the coding sequence ATGGTGAGACGCGTCAAGTTTGATCGTGGCGACATCGTGCGCGTGAGTTTGAATCCGACGGCAGGTCGCGAGCAGCAGGGAGATTTTCGCCCCGTCCTGGTGTTATCGACGGCATTGTTCAATGCGCTAGGCGTCGCCCTCGTTGCGCCAATCACGCAGGGCGGCGAGTTCGCCCGATTCGCCGGCTTCGCGGTACCGCTGTCGGGTTCCGGCACCGAAACTCAGGGCGTTGCCTTGGTGAACATGGTTCGCGCACTGGATCTCGAAGCTCGCGGAGCGAAGAAGATCGAGCGCGCGCCAGCAGAAGTGGTGGAGAATGCACTTGGCCGGCTGCAAGCGATATTGGACTGA
- a CDS encoding AbrB/MazE/SpoVT family DNA-binding domain-containing protein, which translates to MELSIQKWGNSAAVRLPAALLDQLKVALGDKLAVDVRPEGLMLKPARRKYALSELIAQCDPKASMPSDLAVWHGSAPVGREIW; encoded by the coding sequence ATGGAACTGTCGATTCAAAAATGGGGCAATAGCGCAGCGGTGCGGCTACCGGCCGCGCTCCTTGATCAACTTAAAGTCGCGCTGGGCGACAAGCTCGCTGTGGATGTGCGCCCGGAGGGGCTCATGCTGAAGCCGGCTCGGCGCAAGTATGCGCTCAGCGAACTCATCGCACAGTGCGACCCGAAAGCGTCGATGCCGAGCGATTTGGCGGTTTGGCATGGGAGTGCTCCGGTAGGTCGTGAGATATGGTGA